One window of Flavobacterium dauae genomic DNA carries:
- a CDS encoding ABC transporter permease: MFKKFVSANKKALQKFKQNSWGVFSLVFIVILSIIALFAYVIAPDNTVNANNGDIAISTQKPGFTVKTINIPLENKKGSLADYFTGKQITEEFIPVLSYQFKNDTLYYQEFSVDASTAQTKYLLTTIFPTQNISEIEQQFIKTKKYWLGTDTQGRDYLSRLIVGARVSLAIGFVAVFISLIIGISLGALAGYYGGKTDAFILWLINVIWSIPTLLLVIAITLALGKGFWQVFIAVGLTMWVEVARVVRGQVLSVKQMQYVTAARALGFSDLRIIFKHIIPNIMAPVIVISAANFASAILVESGLSFLGLGAQVPVPSWGGMIKEHYNYIILGKPHLALIPGLAMSLVVVAFMMIGNALRDALDVKN, from the coding sequence GTGTTTAAAAAATTTGTTTCGGCAAATAAAAAAGCGCTCCAAAAGTTTAAACAGAATTCTTGGGGCGTTTTTTCATTAGTCTTTATCGTTATTTTAAGTATCATTGCTTTGTTTGCTTACGTTATTGCACCAGACAATACCGTAAATGCGAACAATGGCGACATAGCTATAAGCACTCAAAAACCAGGATTTACCGTTAAAACAATAAATATTCCGTTAGAAAACAAAAAAGGTTCTTTAGCAGATTATTTTACAGGAAAACAAATAACAGAAGAATTTATTCCCGTTTTGTCTTACCAATTTAAAAACGACACCCTTTATTATCAGGAATTTTCGGTCGATGCTTCAACAGCTCAAACAAAATATCTTTTAACAACTATTTTCCCAACACAAAACATTAGCGAAATTGAACAACAATTTATTAAAACCAAAAAATATTGGTTAGGCACCGATACGCAAGGTCGCGATTATTTAAGTCGGCTAATTGTTGGTGCCCGCGTTTCGTTAGCCATTGGTTTTGTTGCAGTTTTTATTTCGTTAATTATAGGCATTTCACTAGGTGCCCTTGCCGGATATTACGGTGGAAAAACCGATGCGTTTATTCTGTGGTTAATCAATGTAATTTGGTCTATCCCTACCCTGCTTTTGGTGATTGCCATAACCTTGGCATTAGGCAAAGGGTTCTGGCAGGTTTTCATTGCCGTTGGTTTAACTATGTGGGTAGAAGTTGCCCGTGTGGTACGCGGACAGGTACTAAGCGTAAAACAAATGCAGTATGTAACTGCGGCACGAGCTTTGGGTTTTTCTGATTTACGCATTATTTTTAAACACATTATACCAAATATAATGGCTCCGGTTATTGTTATTTCGGCAGCCAATTTTGCCTCGGCAATTTTGGTCGAAAGCGGCTTAAGTTTTTTAGGTTTAGGTGCACAAGTTCCCGTTCCAAGCTGGGGCGGAATGATTAAAGAACATTACAACTACATTATTTTAGGAAAACCGCATTTGGCATTAATTCCCGGTTTGGCCATGAGTTTGGTAGTTGTTGCTTTTATGATGATTGGCAACGCTTTACGTGATGCGTTGGATGTGAAAAATTGA
- a CDS encoding NAD(P)/FAD-dependent oxidoreductase, whose amino-acid sequence MDLHSGMPFWMALNPLYNYYHPLKKSISTHTVIVGSGITGALVAHVLCALGIKCIVIDKRTIGTGSTAASTSQLQYEIDIPLVELIKKIGEENAVKAYKCCLQSIADVENVFKPIKKDPDFESIPTYLLASNKSGEKLLKEEFDARKKANLPVQYLDKDQLKESLGIDALSALYNDTSAQLDCYKGATFILDHHLKKNEIELYSHTLISDYNKTKNGYELITENGNKINCENVVIAAGYEAGEFLPQKVMDLLSTFAIVSHPVDKKYLWKNRALIWETQTPYLYMRTTADNRIMVGGEDEEYNNADRRDAALNKKAKTLEKKFKKMFPDIPFVTDMSWAGTFSATADGLPFIGTYPYRPNMYFALGYGGNGITFSMIAAQIIGNLITGKKDDRTDLFGFNRLKHSD is encoded by the coding sequence ATGGATCTACATTCAGGCATGCCGTTTTGGATGGCACTGAATCCGTTGTACAATTATTATCATCCGCTGAAAAAGAGCATCAGTACCCATACCGTTATTGTCGGGTCGGGTATTACCGGCGCTTTGGTGGCTCATGTTTTGTGTGCATTAGGAATTAAGTGCATAGTGATAGATAAGCGAACCATTGGCACAGGCAGTACGGCGGCTTCTACCTCGCAATTACAGTATGAAATCGATATTCCGCTGGTTGAATTAATCAAGAAAATAGGTGAAGAGAATGCCGTAAAGGCATATAAATGCTGTTTGCAATCGATTGCCGATGTGGAAAATGTGTTTAAACCCATCAAAAAAGATCCTGATTTTGAATCGATACCTACTTATCTTCTGGCATCAAACAAATCGGGAGAAAAATTGCTTAAAGAAGAGTTTGATGCCCGAAAAAAAGCAAATCTTCCCGTACAATACCTCGATAAAGATCAATTAAAAGAATCGTTGGGAATTGACGCTTTGTCGGCCTTGTACAACGATACATCGGCACAGTTAGATTGTTATAAAGGTGCCACTTTTATTTTAGATCATCACTTAAAAAAGAACGAAATTGAACTGTATTCTCATACGTTGATTTCAGATTATAATAAAACCAAAAACGGTTACGAATTAATTACTGAAAACGGCAATAAGATCAATTGTGAAAATGTGGTAATTGCCGCTGGTTATGAAGCCGGGGAGTTTCTACCCCAAAAAGTAATGGATTTATTATCTACGTTTGCCATTGTATCACATCCGGTTGATAAAAAATACCTCTGGAAAAACCGTGCCTTGATTTGGGAAACCCAAACGCCGTATTTATACATGCGTACCACAGCCGATAACCGTATAATGGTGGGTGGCGAAGATGAAGAATATAATAATGCGGACAGGCGTGACGCTGCATTGAATAAAAAAGCAAAAACTTTAGAAAAAAAGTTTAAAAAAATGTTTCCTGATATTCCGTTTGTAACCGATATGTCGTGGGCAGGGACGTTTAGTGCCACAGCCGACGGTTTGCCGTTTATAGGTACCTATCCGTACAGGCCAAATATGTATTTTGCATTGGGATATGGCGGTAACGGCATTACATTTAGCATGATTGCCGCTCAGATTATAGGAAATTTAATCACAGGAAAAAAAGATGACCGAACCGATTTATTTGGATTCAACCGCTTAAAACATTCCGATTAA
- a CDS encoding GH25 family lysozyme, whose translation MAVPKKRKPVRRSTTRKKKKTAVWKWHVLAYSLLIFCFVIFHYRDGIGYFVTDLYERIFKSEDSKEVTVHDFRAMEILDKHSDYLFGFDVSHYQYDINWKEIDSLYNKFAIDYVFIRSTMGINGVDDTFDYNWKKAKSRLLVRGAYHYYRPDENSTLQAQNFIKNSPLESGDFFPVLDIEELPKEQSVEKMREGMQNWLTIVEKHYGVKPIIYSGANFYQHHIKDYFPDHKVWIAKYSLFSEKMNNDWHFWQFTDKGTVNGVKTKVDLNIFKGSRYDLKQFVIQ comes from the coding sequence ATGGCAGTCCCTAAAAAAAGAAAACCTGTCAGAAGAAGCACAACACGCAAAAAGAAGAAAACAGCTGTATGGAAATGGCATGTTTTGGCTTATTCGCTATTGATTTTTTGTTTTGTGATTTTTCATTATCGTGACGGAATTGGCTATTTTGTGACCGATTTGTACGAGCGTATTTTTAAAAGTGAAGACAGTAAAGAGGTTACCGTTCACGATTTCAGAGCAATGGAAATTTTAGATAAACATTCCGATTATTTGTTTGGATTTGACGTGTCGCATTATCAGTACGATATAAACTGGAAAGAAATTGATTCGCTTTACAATAAATTTGCTATTGATTATGTTTTTATCCGTTCAACAATGGGGATAAACGGTGTTGATGACACCTTTGATTACAACTGGAAAAAAGCAAAAAGCCGTTTGTTGGTTCGCGGTGCGTATCATTATTACCGCCCCGATGAAAACAGTACCCTACAGGCACAGAATTTCATTAAAAACAGTCCGTTGGAATCCGGTGATTTTTTTCCGGTATTGGATATTGAAGAATTGCCTAAAGAACAATCGGTTGAAAAAATGCGTGAAGGAATGCAAAACTGGCTAACCATTGTAGAAAAACATTACGGTGTAAAACCAATTATTTACTCAGGTGCCAATTTTTACCAGCACCACATTAAAGATTATTTCCCCGACCATAAGGTATGGATTGCAAAATACAGTTTATTCAGCGAAAAAATGAATAACGACTGGCACTTTTGGCAGTTTACCGATAAAGGCACCGTAAACGGCGTAAAAACCAAGGTAGATTTAAATATTTTTAAAGGCAGCCGCTACGATTTAAAACAGTTTGTGATTCAGTAG
- a CDS encoding DUF5715 family protein, translating into MYRIIFVLFLFVFPTLSFAQTKPSKEYLTHLKAAKSHNIGLVKDKTHLNKLVKQGKLVSIKQRGYGYRINKLTHSHPYLVPKGRTVLNAIARDFVKVAGQNFFVVTSLTRTEADQKRLRRVNSNASSNNSSHCFGSALDISYIRFNHKKQVNTKLEKKLEGVLKQYQSQGKIYFVKERHSRCFHIIIR; encoded by the coding sequence ATGTATCGAATTATTTTTGTTTTATTTTTATTTGTATTTCCCACACTGTCATTTGCACAAACCAAACCTTCTAAAGAATATCTTACCCATTTAAAGGCGGCAAAAAGCCATAATATTGGTTTGGTTAAAGATAAAACACATTTAAACAAGTTAGTAAAACAAGGAAAATTAGTTTCGATAAAACAACGTGGTTACGGCTACCGGATCAATAAATTAACACACAGCCACCCGTATTTAGTACCAAAAGGCAGAACGGTTTTAAACGCCATTGCCCGTGATTTTGTTAAAGTTGCAGGGCAAAACTTTTTTGTGGTAACATCATTAACCCGTACAGAGGCCGATCAAAAACGGTTGCGAAGGGTAAATTCAAACGCATCATCAAATAATAGTTCGCATTGTTTTGGCAGTGCACTTGATATTTCTTATATCCGTTTTAATCATAAAAAGCAAGTAAACACCAAGCTCGAAAAAAAATTAGAAGGCGTTTTAAAACAGTATCAGTCACAAGGAAAAATCTATTTTGTAAAAGAACGTCATTCGCGTTGTTTTCACATAATAATTAGATAA